One Sediminibacillus dalangtanensis genomic region harbors:
- a CDS encoding ABC transporter ATP-binding protein, producing MENILEVNDLHISFDTYGGEVKAVRGVTFDLKKGETLAIVGESGSGKSVTTRALARLIPSPPGRIKQGEILFDGKDLAKLKEKEMQEIRGKDISTIFQDPMTSLNPTMKIGNQIMEGLIKHQKMSRTQAKSRAVELLELVGLPNPTERINQYPHQFSGGQRQRVVIAIALACNPKILIADEPTTALDVTIQAQILELMKDIQKKTESSIIFITHDLGVVANVADRVAVMYAGKIVEIGTVDEIFYNPKHPYTWGLLGSMPTLDNTEDSLIAIPGSPPDMLKPPKGDAFAPRNEYALEIDKEMEPPMFKVSDTHYAATWLLHEYAPDIEPPEAVKRRMKGFAQTGAGDSKEGERP from the coding sequence ATGGAGAATATTTTAGAAGTAAATGACTTACACATCTCCTTTGATACGTACGGCGGAGAAGTAAAAGCGGTACGCGGTGTTACCTTTGACTTAAAAAAAGGAGAAACATTAGCGATAGTGGGGGAATCTGGTTCTGGTAAATCTGTGACCACGAGAGCACTAGCGAGATTGATTCCCTCACCGCCGGGCCGGATAAAACAAGGAGAAATATTGTTTGATGGCAAAGACTTGGCAAAACTGAAAGAAAAAGAGATGCAGGAAATCCGCGGGAAAGACATTTCAACCATTTTCCAGGATCCGATGACATCTTTAAACCCGACGATGAAAATCGGAAATCAAATCATGGAAGGACTTATCAAGCACCAAAAAATGAGCCGTACACAGGCGAAAAGCCGTGCGGTCGAACTGCTGGAGCTTGTGGGACTTCCAAATCCGACGGAGAGAATCAACCAGTATCCGCACCAATTTTCAGGCGGGCAGCGTCAGCGGGTTGTCATTGCTATTGCGTTGGCATGTAATCCGAAAATCTTGATTGCCGACGAACCGACTACAGCATTGGATGTAACGATCCAGGCACAAATTTTAGAGTTGATGAAGGATATTCAAAAGAAAACAGAAAGCTCGATTATCTTTATCACCCATGATTTAGGAGTGGTGGCGAACGTCGCTGATCGTGTTGCCGTAATGTATGCCGGCAAAATCGTGGAAATCGGAACAGTAGATGAAATCTTCTATAATCCGAAACACCCATATACATGGGGATTGTTAGGATCGATGCCGACGCTTGACAATACAGAGGATAGCCTTATCGCTATTCCAGGTTCGCCTCCGGATATGCTGAAGCCGCCAAAAGGGGATGCTTTCGCTCCTCGGAACGAATATGCATTGGAAATTGATAAGGAAATGGAACCGCCGATGTTCAAGGTATCCGATACCCACTATGCGGCGACCTGGCTCTTGCATGAATATGCTCCGGACATTGAGCCTCCAGAGGCAGTTAAACGCCGTATGAAGGGATTTGCCCAGACAGGAGCCGGCGATTCGAAGGAAGGTGAACGGCCGTGA
- a CDS encoding ABC transporter ATP-binding protein has protein sequence MTQEKLLEVSNLKQYFKTGRHSVVKAIDGISFDIYKGETFGLVGESGCGKSTTGRTIIRLYDATDGNVKFNGEDVHGKKNSQDLKKFNQKMQMIFQDPYASLNPRMTVMDIIAEGLDVHGLSKSPQARKQRVEELLERVGLNKEHANRYPHEFSGGQRQRIGIARALAVDPEFIIADEPISALDVSIQAQVVNLLKELQEDHGLTYLFIAHDLSMVKYISDRIGVMYFGKLVELADSDELYKNPLHPYTKSLLSAIPLPDPDYERNRQRVDYDPSQHDTSEEPEFREITPGHWVSCTTKEFEAYKQELNKN, from the coding sequence GTGACTCAGGAAAAGTTATTGGAAGTAAGCAACTTAAAGCAATACTTTAAAACTGGCAGGCACAGTGTTGTAAAAGCAATAGACGGTATTTCTTTTGATATATATAAAGGAGAAACATTTGGCCTTGTTGGTGAATCGGGCTGCGGTAAATCAACAACCGGCCGTACGATCATTCGTTTGTATGATGCAACGGATGGAAATGTGAAGTTTAATGGTGAAGATGTACATGGTAAGAAAAACAGCCAGGATTTGAAAAAGTTCAACCAGAAAATGCAAATGATTTTCCAAGATCCATATGCTTCTTTAAATCCGCGTATGACTGTCATGGATATCATTGCAGAAGGACTGGATGTTCACGGCCTATCCAAAAGCCCGCAGGCACGTAAACAGCGGGTGGAAGAACTACTGGAAAGAGTCGGACTGAACAAAGAACACGCCAACCGTTATCCGCATGAATTTAGCGGTGGACAGCGGCAGCGTATTGGTATCGCCAGAGCTCTGGCAGTCGACCCTGAATTTATCATTGCCGACGAACCAATCTCTGCGCTTGATGTGTCCATCCAGGCGCAAGTTGTAAACCTGTTGAAAGAACTGCAAGAGGATCACGGATTAACCTATCTATTTATCGCACACGATTTGTCCATGGTAAAATATATCAGTGACCGCATTGGGGTTATGTATTTCGGAAAACTCGTGGAACTTGCAGACAGTGATGAACTGTACAAAAATCCTTTACACCCTTACACGAAATCACTGCTTTCGGCAATACCACTGCCAGACCCTGATTACGAAAGAAACCGCCAGCGTGTTGATTATGATCCAAGCCAGCATGATACCAGTGAAGAGCCGGAATTCCGGGAAATCACACCAGGCCATTGGGTATCATGTACCACAAAAGAATTTGAAGCATACAAGCAAGAGTTAAATAAAAATTGA
- the opp3b gene encoding oligopeptide ABC transporter permease, whose product MVRYILQRLGYMLLTLFLIATFSFFLMKMLPGSPMKAEQKLSEAQLEILYEKYDLNDPVPVQYINYLGKLVQGDLGVSFQMNNQPVTALLANRIPVSAHLGFQAMILGTILGMLLGLVAAVRNNSWIDYTSNVISVIGISIPSFIFAGLLQYFVGVKLGLLPIAFWEGFQHTIMPTIALAIFPLAIAARFLRTEMIEVLGSDYIVTARAKGVTKGGIMFKHGLRNALIPLVTVMGPMAVSLMTGTLVIEKIFSIPGIGEQFVTSVTTDDFPVIMGTTLFFAFFFILIILVIDILYGIIDPRIRLAGGKD is encoded by the coding sequence ATGGTTAGATATATACTGCAACGACTTGGCTATATGCTGCTTACGTTGTTTTTGATTGCTACATTTTCGTTCTTTCTCATGAAAATGCTGCCAGGCTCACCGATGAAAGCAGAGCAAAAGCTTTCCGAAGCACAGTTGGAAATCCTTTATGAAAAATATGACTTAAATGACCCAGTACCTGTACAATATATCAATTATTTAGGCAAACTTGTTCAAGGAGATTTAGGTGTATCATTCCAGATGAATAACCAGCCGGTAACTGCTTTGCTAGCTAACAGAATACCTGTTTCGGCACATTTAGGTTTCCAGGCGATGATTCTTGGAACCATTCTCGGTATGCTGCTCGGATTGGTGGCCGCTGTTCGAAATAACAGCTGGATCGATTATACATCAAACGTCATTTCGGTAATAGGAATATCGATTCCATCGTTTATTTTTGCCGGCTTACTTCAATACTTTGTCGGTGTCAAGCTAGGTCTTTTGCCAATCGCTTTCTGGGAAGGCTTCCAGCATACGATTATGCCGACAATAGCTTTGGCGATTTTTCCGCTCGCAATAGCGGCGCGTTTCCTGCGTACAGAGATGATCGAAGTACTTGGTTCAGATTACATTGTAACCGCACGGGCGAAAGGTGTTACAAAGGGTGGCATTATGTTCAAGCACGGCCTGCGTAATGCATTGATTCCTTTGGTAACTGTAATGGGACCGATGGCAGTCAGCCTTATGACAGGTACATTGGTTATCGAAAAGATTTTCTCGATTCCTGGTATTGGAGAACAATTTGTCACTTCGGTAACGACTGACGACTTTCCGGTTATTATGGGTACAACCCTTTTCTTCGCCTTCTTCTTCATCTTGATAATACTTGTAATCGATATACTGTACGGCATCATTGATCCGCGTATTCGATTAGCTGGAGGTAAAGATTGA
- a CDS encoding peptide ABC transporter substrate-binding protein — protein MRKANWLLLAMALLLSVFLAACSGGSSSEGDSSGEDTGSTEEGTDEGTSEEGGEASGEQVLNLLDTSQIPTMDSSLATDAVAFQYLGSTMEGLYRLGENAEPVPGIAEGEPEVSEDGLTWNIKLREDAVWSNGDPVTAHDFVFAWRRAIDPETGSEYGPFMMNDVLKNATAINNGEKDLEELGVEAVSDYELKITLEKAVPYFHSLLTFGTYLPLNEDFVTEQGDDYALTSDNLIYNGPFVLEDWDPKANESWTMKKNPDYWDAETVQLEEINVNVVKETSTAVNLYETGETDRASLTAEFVEQYAGTEDYRTMPEPTLFYLKMNQANEYLANQNIRKAIAMAINKQDLVDVILANGSIPANFAVPVDFTTHPESGEDFRDINGDLLTTDKEQAKELWQKGLDELGVDSIELGYLGGDTETATEMDAYIKNQLEETLEGLTVNISSVPFEERLARDEASDYDIQNSGWGPDYLDPSTWLNMWTSDSPYMTMNYNNEEYDALIKEANNELLTDLPARYDNFLEAEKVLMDDAAIAPLYQRSRAYLWRPSVKGVIFNPMGADFSYKWAYIEE, from the coding sequence ATGAGAAAGGCAAATTGGCTATTGCTTGCAATGGCACTACTATTGAGTGTTTTCCTTGCAGCTTGTTCCGGCGGATCCAGTTCCGAAGGCGACAGCAGCGGTGAAGACACAGGATCAACGGAAGAAGGTACCGATGAAGGTACTTCAGAAGAAGGCGGAGAGGCGAGCGGCGAACAGGTGCTTAACCTGCTTGACACTTCACAAATTCCGACAATGGATTCTTCGCTAGCAACTGATGCAGTTGCATTCCAATACTTAGGCTCTACTATGGAAGGTCTTTACCGTCTAGGTGAAAATGCTGAACCGGTACCAGGTATTGCTGAAGGAGAACCAGAAGTAAGTGAAGACGGCTTGACTTGGAACATAAAATTACGTGAAGATGCAGTATGGTCCAATGGTGACCCGGTCACTGCCCACGATTTCGTATTCGCTTGGAGACGTGCTATCGATCCGGAAACAGGATCTGAATACGGCCCGTTCATGATGAACGACGTACTTAAAAACGCTACTGCCATCAACAATGGTGAAAAAGACCTTGAAGAGCTTGGCGTTGAAGCAGTCAGCGACTATGAACTGAAAATCACTTTGGAAAAAGCTGTACCATATTTCCACAGCTTGCTTACATTCGGTACTTACCTGCCGCTAAACGAAGACTTTGTAACAGAACAAGGCGACGACTACGCGCTAACTTCTGATAACTTGATTTACAACGGCCCATTCGTACTTGAAGATTGGGATCCGAAAGCAAACGAGTCATGGACAATGAAAAAGAACCCAGATTATTGGGATGCTGAAACTGTCCAGCTGGAAGAAATCAATGTAAATGTTGTAAAAGAAACAAGTACTGCGGTTAACTTATATGAAACGGGTGAAACAGACCGTGCTAGTTTGACTGCTGAATTCGTGGAACAATATGCAGGAACAGAAGATTACCGTACAATGCCTGAACCTACTTTGTTCTACTTGAAAATGAACCAGGCAAATGAATACCTTGCAAACCAAAACATCCGTAAGGCGATTGCGATGGCAATCAACAAACAGGATTTGGTCGATGTAATCCTTGCTAACGGATCAATTCCGGCTAACTTTGCAGTACCAGTTGATTTCACTACACATCCTGAATCTGGGGAAGATTTCCGTGATATCAATGGTGATTTGCTTACCACAGACAAAGAACAAGCGAAAGAATTGTGGCAAAAAGGTCTTGATGAGCTGGGTGTAGATTCTATCGAACTAGGCTATCTTGGCGGTGACACCGAAACTGCTACGGAAATGGACGCTTACATCAAGAACCAGCTTGAAGAAACGCTTGAAGGTTTGACTGTCAACATTTCTTCCGTACCATTTGAAGAGCGTCTTGCGAGAGATGAAGCTTCTGACTATGACATCCAAAATTCCGGCTGGGGTCCTGACTATCTTGACCCAAGTACATGGTTGAACATGTGGACTTCTGACAGCCCATATATGACAATGAACTATAACAACGAAGAATACGATGCATTGATCAAAGAAGCAAATAACGAATTATTAACAGATCTACCTGCACGTTATGACAACTTCCTTGAAGCAGAAAAAGTGCTGATGGATGATGCGGCAATCGCTCCTTTGTACCAGCGTTCCCGTGCATATCTGTGGAGACCATCTGTTAAAGGTGTTATTTTCAATCCAATGGGGGCAGACTTCTCATATAAGTGGGCTTATATCGAAGAATAA
- the opp3C gene encoding oligopeptide ABC transporter permease — protein sequence MDKEKLNKDLFVPAKPDENESEQIQRPNLTYWQDAWRRLKTNKGAIFGLVVIVLIGIMSIIGPHFNEDGVDDQDLGLSKLPPRVQGLESIQWLRLDGTKSETYEAASVDAAKERMRQRFTQTDDEFITYDVKREGDGSKDSAKVTGYYHIYEAKGIQDEYFWFGTDTLGRDLFTRTWYGTRISLLIAFVAAAIDMLIGVAYGGISGYFGGRTDNVMQRIIEILVGIPNLVVVILMIMILDPGIIAIIIALTITGWTGMARIVRGQVLKLKGQEFVLASRTLGSSHPRILSKHLIPNTMGMIIVNTMFTIPNAIFFEAFLSFIGLGLQPPDASLGTLINDGFKALQINPHIMIFPAIVISLIMIGFNILADGLRDALDPKMRE from the coding sequence ATGGACAAAGAAAAGTTAAATAAAGATCTGTTTGTACCTGCTAAGCCTGATGAAAATGAAAGTGAACAAATCCAGCGCCCTAACTTGACTTATTGGCAGGATGCCTGGAGACGTTTGAAAACGAACAAAGGGGCGATATTCGGACTGGTCGTGATCGTTTTGATTGGCATCATGTCCATAATCGGGCCCCACTTTAACGAAGATGGGGTAGATGACCAGGATTTAGGCTTGTCTAAGCTGCCTCCTCGTGTGCAAGGATTGGAATCTATTCAATGGCTGCGGCTCGATGGAACAAAATCGGAAACCTATGAAGCTGCCAGCGTCGATGCAGCCAAAGAACGGATGCGTCAGCGTTTTACCCAGACGGATGATGAATTCATTACTTATGATGTGAAACGTGAAGGCGATGGTAGTAAGGACTCTGCTAAAGTAACTGGCTACTATCATATTTATGAAGCAAAAGGAATTCAGGATGAGTATTTTTGGTTTGGTACCGATACATTGGGGCGTGACCTATTTACACGTACCTGGTATGGAACAAGGATTTCCTTGTTGATTGCGTTTGTTGCTGCGGCAATCGATATGCTGATTGGTGTAGCATATGGCGGTATTTCCGGCTACTTTGGTGGCAGGACAGATAACGTTATGCAGCGTATCATCGAGATACTTGTCGGCATTCCGAACCTTGTTGTGGTTATTCTGATGATCATGATACTCGACCCTGGTATAATTGCGATAATTATCGCGTTAACGATAACGGGCTGGACTGGAATGGCGAGAATTGTCAGGGGACAAGTACTCAAGTTGAAGGGTCAGGAGTTTGTATTGGCTTCTCGGACATTGGGATCCTCGCATCCTAGAATATTGTCGAAGCATCTGATTCCCAATACCATGGGGATGATCATTGTAAACACAATGTTCACCATCCCTAACGCCATTTTCTTTGAAGCGTTCTTGAGCTTTATCGGTTTGGGATTGCAGCCGCCGGATGCGTCGCTTGGTACATTGATCAACGATGGATTCAAAGCGTTGCAAATCAACCCGCATATCATGATTTTCCCTGCGATCGTCATTTCATTGATTATGATCGGATTTAATATTTTGGCAGACGGACTGCGTGATGCGTTAGATCCGAAGATGCGTGAATAG